A single genomic interval of Pyrus communis chromosome 5, drPyrComm1.1, whole genome shotgun sequence harbors:
- the LOC137735361 gene encoding GCN5-related N-acetyltransferase 4, chloroplastic-like — MRTIPLGISTASPTFLNSSFLNSLNLNRPNPLVPLTNSTSSRVPVPVYTSADDLSFLNFSKSGVCRASQVADLFPTVSPEIVVREARVEDCWEVAETHCSSFFPDYSFPLDFVLRIDRLVAMLAGFSLPNGCKRTCLVAVIGNAGDETILFGRDDFKVGSFDGKFRLNRRYVAGILTVDTVADFLPRKGPLRQRRKGVAYVSNVAVRESFRRRGIAKKLIAKAEAQARSWDCRAIALHCDLNNPGAVKLYKGQGFKSIKVPEGANWPQPKTGPDVRFNFMMKLLNPKTSA; from the exons ATGCGGACGATACCGTTGGGAATATCAACAGCATCCCCAACCTTCTTAAACAGCTCCTTCCTCAACAGTCTCAACCTCAACAGACCAAACCCTCTTGTTCCTCTTACTAATTCCACTTCTTCCAGGGTTCCTGTTCCTGTCTACACTTCCGCTGATGACCTCTCTTTCCTTAACTTCTCCAAATCTG GAGTTTGCAGAGCCAGTCAAGTGGCTGATTTATTTCCCACGGTGTCTCCCGAGATTGTGGTCCGGGAGGCGCGGGTAGAGGACTGTTGGGAGGTGGCTGAGACACATTGCAGCTCCTTCTTCCCCGACTATTCTTTCCCCTTAGATTTTGTTCTGAGGATTGACCGGCTGGTGGCAATGCTGGCCGGATTTTCTTTACCAAATGGTTGTAAGAGGACTTGTCTGGTTGCTGTGATTGGTAATGCTGGTGATGAAACGATCCTCTTCGGGAGGGATGATTTTAAGGTTGGCAGTTTTGATGGGAAGTTCCGTCTCAATAGGAGGTATGTGGCTGGAATATTGACTGTGGATACTGTTGCTGATTTTCTTCCGAGAAAAGGGCCTCTTCGGCAGAGAAG GAAAGGAGTTGCGTACGTGTCAAACGTTGCTGTCCGGGAGAGTTTTAGGCGAAGAGGAATAGCTAAAAAGCTAATAGCTAAAGCAGAAGCCCAAGCCAGGAGCTGGGATTGCCGTGCCATTGCATTGCACTGCGACTTGAACAATCCCGGAGCCGTAAAGCTGTACAAAGGCCAGGGTTTCAAAAGCATCAAGGTGCCTGAAGGAGCAAACTGGCCCCAGCCCAAGACCGGTCCGGATGTTCGGTTCAACTTCATGATGAAGCTTTTGAACCCCAAGACTTCTGCTTAG